A stretch of Myxococcus hansupus DNA encodes these proteins:
- a CDS encoding anti-sigma factor family protein produces MSACRESELDALLANELASEDATRVRAHISGCTACQHALTWLRAERGWMAQRAQRMPARPALDFAALEARLQKQAPPPPEPRHAGWMHWGRMLSAATAVVAFIGLSTIQMTRIPSVDEPWSPGDALVSIARPVDWCDDPSREAVAALEARVGACLVATPFLPLR; encoded by the coding sequence ATGAGCGCCTGTCGCGAATCCGAACTGGATGCCCTGCTGGCCAACGAGCTCGCGTCGGAGGACGCCACGCGGGTCCGCGCGCACATCAGCGGCTGCACCGCCTGCCAGCACGCGCTCACCTGGCTGCGAGCCGAACGGGGCTGGATGGCCCAACGCGCCCAGCGGATGCCGGCAAGGCCCGCGCTGGACTTCGCCGCGCTGGAGGCCCGGCTCCAGAAACAGGCGCCGCCACCGCCCGAGCCTCGACATGCGGGGTGGATGCACTGGGGACGGATGCTGAGCGCCGCCACGGCCGTGGTGGCCTTCATCGGCCTCAGCACGATTCAGATGACGCGCATCCCCAGCGTCGACGAGCCCTGGAGCCCTGGCGACGCGCTCGTCAGCATCGCCCGGCCCGTCGACTGGTGTGACGACCCCTCCCGGGAAGCCGTGGCGGCGCTGGAGGCGCGGGTGGGGGCGTGCCTCGTGGCCACGCCCTTCCTGCCCCTGCGCTGA
- a CDS encoding sigma-70 family RNA polymerase sigma factor: protein MALLSAMKMVLAGAPPSDTDRERTLLRQARTGDPAAFRRLFERHATGVWRFLRDLMRDDAAADEATQETFVRAHARLGALRDEDRLGAWLLGIARHVYLESLRQRGVHVDVDDDVHARHVDAVLPTPTPEDLLLDRELEGLLAGALGTLREDRRAALLLRIDHGLPYEEIASVMGWSIQKVKNEIHRARLQLREQLAAHVGGRP, encoded by the coding sequence GTGGCACTCCTTTCCGCGATGAAAATGGTGCTGGCAGGTGCGCCCCCGTCCGACACGGACCGGGAGCGGACGCTGCTGCGCCAGGCGCGCACGGGGGACCCCGCGGCCTTCCGGCGGCTGTTCGAACGGCATGCCACGGGGGTGTGGCGCTTCCTCCGGGATTTGATGCGCGACGACGCCGCGGCGGACGAGGCCACGCAGGAGACCTTCGTCCGGGCCCATGCGCGGCTCGGGGCGCTGCGCGACGAGGACCGGCTCGGCGCGTGGCTCCTGGGCATCGCGCGCCACGTGTACCTGGAGTCCCTGCGGCAACGCGGCGTCCATGTGGACGTGGACGATGACGTCCACGCCCGCCATGTGGACGCGGTGCTGCCCACGCCCACGCCGGAGGACCTGCTCCTGGACCGGGAGCTGGAAGGGCTGCTGGCGGGCGCGCTCGGGACGCTGCGGGAGGACCGGCGCGCGGCGCTGCTGCTGCGCATCGACCATGGCCTTCCCTATGAGGAGATTGCGTCGGTGATGGGTTGGTCGATTCAGAAGGTGAAGAACGAAATCCACCGCGCGCGGCTCCAGCTTCGCGAACAACTGGCCGCGCACGTCGGAGGCCGCCCATGA
- a CDS encoding acyltransferase family protein, with translation MSLNSGRVDAPAAHAPRLQGHLPVLDGVRGLAVLLVVFFHTTHLSDQSVAGRVTWWLAGAGWTGVDLFFVLSGFLITGILWEAKGQPYFFRNFYMRRFLRIFPLYYLALAVSFLVLPSLAGRLGLDERITTDGATWYLLYLSNFYQLWVDTTHPILGVVWSLAIEEQFYIVWPFLIAAVSYRGAIRLCLGTIAMAILVRVGLTLYGASLESTYVVTFCRVDSLAMGGLLAMALRHPEGLGLKAFPWMRWAAWASVPVVLALVVLPVGPMFELVKRTGGYTAIAVIYAVGVYKAVAVPKGHLVHRLLTTRLLLTFGKYSYAIYLIHSPLDAILRRTVLKTPLKTVAGTDFPMQVVFYVVAAGLSLALALVSWNLFEKHMLKLKDYFPYGKPPAPVPATASLPVAASASLPESERTEPPARVA, from the coding sequence ATGTCCTTGAACTCTGGCCGTGTGGATGCTCCCGCGGCGCACGCTCCGCGCCTGCAGGGTCACCTGCCGGTGCTGGACGGCGTGCGAGGTCTCGCCGTCCTGCTGGTGGTGTTCTTCCACACGACGCACCTGAGCGACCAGAGCGTGGCGGGGCGCGTGACGTGGTGGCTGGCCGGGGCTGGATGGACGGGCGTGGACCTGTTCTTCGTCCTCTCCGGCTTCCTCATCACCGGCATCCTGTGGGAGGCGAAGGGACAGCCGTACTTCTTCCGCAACTTCTACATGCGCCGCTTCCTGCGCATCTTCCCGCTCTACTACCTGGCGCTCGCGGTGTCGTTCCTGGTGCTGCCGTCGCTGGCGGGCCGGCTGGGCCTGGATGAGCGCATCACCACCGACGGCGCCACCTGGTACCTGCTGTACCTCTCCAACTTCTACCAGCTCTGGGTGGACACGACGCACCCCATCCTCGGCGTGGTGTGGTCGCTGGCCATCGAGGAGCAGTTCTACATCGTCTGGCCCTTTCTGATCGCCGCGGTGTCCTACCGGGGCGCCATCCGGCTGTGCCTGGGCACCATCGCCATGGCCATCCTGGTGCGGGTGGGGCTCACGCTGTACGGCGCCAGCCTGGAAAGCACGTACGTGGTGACGTTCTGCCGCGTGGACTCGCTGGCCATGGGCGGCCTGCTGGCCATGGCGCTGCGCCACCCGGAAGGCCTGGGGCTGAAGGCCTTCCCCTGGATGCGTTGGGCCGCGTGGGCGTCCGTGCCGGTGGTGCTGGCCCTGGTGGTGCTGCCCGTGGGCCCCATGTTCGAGCTGGTGAAGCGCACGGGGGGCTACACCGCCATCGCCGTCATCTACGCGGTGGGTGTGTACAAGGCGGTGGCCGTGCCCAAGGGCCACCTCGTGCACCGGCTGCTCACGACGCGGCTGCTGCTCACCTTCGGCAAGTACAGCTACGCCATCTACCTCATCCACTCGCCGCTGGACGCCATCCTGCGGCGCACGGTGCTGAAGACACCGCTGAAGACGGTGGCGGGCACGGACTTCCCGATGCAGGTGGTGTTCTACGTGGTGGCCGCCGGGCTCTCGTTGGCGCTCGCGCTGGTGAGCTGGAACCTCTTCGAGAAGCACATGCTGAAGCTCAAGGACTACTTCCCCTACGGCAAGCCCCCCGCGCCCGTGCCTGCCACGGCGTCATTGCCGGTGGCGGCGTCCGCGTCCTTGCCGGAGAGTGAGCGGACAGAGCCGCCCGCCCGAGTGGCGTGA